From the genome of Prevotella herbatica, one region includes:
- a CDS encoding adenosylcobalamin-dependent ribonucleoside-diphosphate reductase — protein MENNKTFSFEDAFKAALKYFGGDELAARVWVNKYAMKDSFGAIYEQSPVDMHWRISNEIARIENKYKNPMSAQEVFELLDHFRYIVPAGSPMTGIGNNHQVASLSNCFVIGLDGDADSYGAIMRVDEEQVQLMKRRGGVGHDLSHIRPKGSPVNNSALTSTGLVPFMERYSNSTREVAQDGRRGALMLSVSIKHPDSEAFIDAKMEEGKVTGANVSVKLDDEFMKAAVSDKPYMQQWPINAETPKFKKEISARKLWEKIVHNAWKSAEPGVLFWDTILKESIPDCYADLGFRTVSTNPCGEIPLCPYDSCRLLSINLYSYVDHPFTKNAKFNFDKFKKHVQFAQRLMDDIVDLEMEKIDLIMKKIADDPQSDEVKGSEYNLWKKIQRKSGMGRRTGVGITAEGDMLAAMGLRYGTQEATDFSVIVHKTLAINAYRSSVDMAKERGAFEVYDAKREEKNPFVNRIKDADPELYSDMVKFGRRNIACLTIAPTGTTSLMTQTTSGIEPVFMPVYKRRRKVNPNDTDVHVDFVDEVGDSFEEYIVYHRKFIEWMKVNGYDTEKKYSQEEIDDLVAKSPYYKATANDVDWLMKVKMQGAIQKWVDHSISVTVNLPNDVDENLVNRLYVEAWKSGCKGCTIYRDGSRAGVMISVSKKDKKESGHAEGADVQEDQPKGHPCEQPEVTEVRPKELECDVVRFQNNKEKWVAFVGLLKGYPYEIFTGLQDDEEGIILPKNIIKGKIIKSTNEDGSHRYDFQFENKRGYKTTVEGLSEKFNPEYWNYAKLISGVLRYRMPIDHVLKLVASLQLKDESINTWKNGVERALKKYIVDGTKANGQKCPVCGHETLVYQEGCLICTNCGASRCG, from the coding sequence ATGGAAAACAATAAGACCTTCTCTTTCGAGGATGCGTTTAAGGCAGCCTTAAAGTACTTTGGTGGTGATGAACTTGCTGCAAGAGTATGGGTGAACAAGTATGCGATGAAGGATAGCTTTGGTGCAATCTATGAGCAAAGTCCTGTGGATATGCATTGGCGTATATCTAATGAAATCGCCCGTATAGAAAATAAGTATAAGAATCCGATGTCTGCTCAGGAGGTTTTTGAACTTCTTGATCATTTCAGGTATATCGTTCCTGCCGGTAGTCCAATGACTGGCATTGGAAATAATCATCAGGTGGCAAGTCTAAGCAACTGTTTTGTTATCGGTCTTGATGGTGATGCAGATAGTTATGGTGCTATAATGCGAGTAGATGAGGAACAAGTCCAGTTGATGAAGCGTCGCGGTGGAGTAGGACATGATCTTAGTCATATTCGCCCGAAGGGTAGCCCTGTAAACAATTCAGCTCTAACATCTACCGGTCTCGTTCCATTCATGGAAAGATACAGTAATTCTACTCGTGAGGTTGCTCAAGATGGTCGTCGTGGAGCTCTTATGCTGTCAGTAAGTATTAAGCATCCTGATAGTGAGGCTTTTATTGATGCCAAAATGGAAGAAGGGAAAGTTACAGGAGCAAATGTGTCTGTAAAACTTGATGATGAATTCATGAAGGCAGCTGTTAGTGACAAGCCTTATATGCAGCAATGGCCTATTAATGCAGAAACACCTAAATTCAAAAAAGAAATATCAGCCCGTAAGTTGTGGGAAAAAATAGTTCACAATGCATGGAAAAGTGCTGAACCTGGTGTGCTGTTTTGGGATACCATATTGAAGGAGAGTATTCCTGATTGTTATGCCGATTTAGGTTTCCGTACAGTAAGTACAAACCCATGTGGTGAAATTCCTTTGTGCCCTTATGATTCATGTAGATTGCTCAGTATCAATCTTTATAGTTATGTTGATCATCCATTCACAAAGAATGCTAAGTTTAATTTCGATAAATTCAAGAAACATGTGCAGTTTGCGCAGAGATTAATGGATGATATTGTTGATCTTGAGATGGAGAAGATTGACCTTATAATGAAAAAAATAGCTGATGATCCTCAAAGTGATGAAGTTAAAGGCTCTGAATATAATTTGTGGAAGAAAATACAGCGTAAGAGCGGTATGGGAAGACGTACTGGCGTTGGTATCACTGCAGAAGGTGATATGCTTGCTGCAATGGGACTACGTTATGGTACACAGGAAGCGACTGACTTCTCTGTCATTGTTCATAAGACGTTAGCTATTAATGCTTATCGTTCTTCTGTTGATATGGCAAAAGAACGTGGAGCTTTTGAGGTTTATGATGCAAAGCGTGAGGAGAAAAATCCTTTCGTTAATCGTATAAAGGATGCTGATCCTGAATTATACTCAGATATGGTGAAGTTTGGTCGTAGAAATATAGCCTGTCTTACAATTGCTCCTACTGGTACAACTTCTTTGATGACTCAGACAACAAGTGGCATAGAACCAGTGTTTATGCCTGTATATAAGCGTCGTCGTAAAGTTAATCCTAATGATACTGATGTTCATGTAGACTTTGTTGACGAAGTTGGAGATAGTTTTGAAGAATACATTGTTTATCATCGTAAGTTCATTGAATGGATGAAGGTCAATGGCTATGACACAGAAAAGAAATATTCTCAGGAAGAAATAGATGATCTTGTTGCAAAATCTCCATATTATAAGGCTACTGCGAATGATGTAGACTGGCTTATGAAAGTCAAGATGCAGGGTGCTATACAGAAGTGGGTTGACCACAGTATATCTGTTACAGTAAATCTACCTAATGATGTTGATGAGAATTTAGTTAACAGGTTATATGTTGAGGCTTGGAAGAGTGGTTGCAAGGGCTGTACTATATATCGTGATGGCAGCCGTGCTGGTGTAATGATTTCTGTATCTAAGAAGGATAAGAAAGAAAGCGGACATGCTGAAGGTGCAGACGTTCAGGAAGATCAACCTAAGGGACATCCTTGCGAACAACCAGAAGTTACTGAAGTTCGTCCTAAAGAATTGGAGTGTGATGTAGTTAGATTCCAAAACAATAAAGAAAAATGGGTTGCATTCGTTGGACTACTCAAAGGTTATCCTTATGAAATATTTACTGGTCTTCAGGATGATGAAGAAGGTATTATTTTGCCAAAGAATATAATTAAGGGAAAGATTATCAAGTCTACAAATGAGGATGGTTCTCATCGTTATGATTTCCAGTTTGAAAATAAACGTGGATATAAGACCACTGTAGAAGGATTGAGTGAGAAGTTCAACCCTGAATACTGGAACTATGCAAAACTTATTTCAGGTGTGCTAAGATATCGTATGCCTATTGATCATGTACTCAAGCTCGTTGCTTCTCTCCAGTTAAAAGATGAGAGTATCAACACTTGGAAAAATGGTGTAGAGCGCGCATTGAAAAAATACATAGTTGATGGTACAAAGGCTAATGGTCAGAAATGCCCTGTCTGTGGACATGAGACGCTGGTATATCAGGAAGGTTGCCTGATTTGTACTAATTGCGGTGCAAGTAGATGTGGATGA
- the folB gene encoding dihydroneopterin aldolase, with the protein MIIKESYITLTDLRFHAFHGVMPQERLTGNDYSVSLRIGYPVFDACLSDEVDDTLNYASVYDIVSQEMNVPSQLLERVAYRIADRLFRKFNLITVLDVKLNKLNPPFGADCYGAGIELHLINDKTEL; encoded by the coding sequence ATGATAATTAAAGAAAGTTACATAACACTTACTGACCTGCGGTTTCATGCCTTTCATGGCGTGATGCCGCAGGAACGGTTAACGGGAAATGATTATAGCGTGAGCCTAAGGATTGGTTATCCAGTCTTTGACGCTTGCTTGTCAGATGAAGTTGATGATACGTTGAATTATGCTTCTGTATATGATATAGTCTCTCAGGAAATGAATGTGCCAAGTCAACTTCTTGAACGTGTGGCATATCGCATTGCTGATAGGTTGTTCAGAAAGTTTAATCTGATAACTGTATTAGATGTAAAACTTAACAAGCTTAATCCTCCTTTTGGTGCAGACTGCTATGGAGCTGGGATTGAACTTCATTTAATAAATGATAAAACCGAACTGTAA
- a CDS encoding N-acetylmuramoyl-L-alanine amidase family protein, translating to MSKKKVFLLITMLLFTVTLLAANHKFTLVIDAGHGGRDQGAPGLYSKEKDLTLKYALAFGDYVERNCPDVKVIYTRKTDVFLELVERARIANKNNADLFMSFHINAVDGSRTAHGFQSYTLGRGEHTGDKGIMQNLEVAKRENSVIFLEKDYKTVYKGFDTNSAETDIMYEFIVDHNRARSVEFSRMLQQCVCASTGRQNGGSHQNNLAVLRLTSMPSCLLELGFISSPDEEAFMNSDEAVPMYVRGIFNAFMKYKQKYDIDISVPYKAPDTDDNPTVDLPQVVPPSYKNSSEDKPKIETKRVRRVKRAPVAVKKEDSNDSDKPVFKIQILVSKGQLKNDDSQFNGLTDISSYTENGMIKFTYGASSNYNEIYRLRKQILDKFPGAFIIAFKNDVKMDVNAAIKEFKANR from the coding sequence ATGAGTAAAAAGAAGGTATTCTTACTGATAACAATGTTGTTGTTTACTGTTACACTATTAGCAGCAAACCATAAGTTTACACTTGTAATAGATGCTGGGCATGGTGGTCGTGATCAAGGTGCCCCTGGTCTTTATTCAAAAGAGAAAGACCTTACATTAAAATACGCTTTGGCGTTTGGTGATTATGTAGAACGTAATTGCCCTGACGTAAAAGTTATATATACACGTAAGACAGATGTGTTTCTTGAACTTGTTGAGCGTGCTAGAATTGCGAATAAGAATAATGCCGACTTGTTTATGTCGTTTCATATTAATGCCGTTGATGGTTCTAGGACCGCTCACGGATTTCAGAGTTACACATTAGGACGAGGTGAGCATACTGGAGATAAAGGAATAATGCAGAACCTTGAAGTTGCTAAACGTGAGAACTCTGTAATTTTTCTAGAGAAGGATTATAAAACAGTATATAAAGGCTTTGACACAAATTCTGCCGAAACTGACATAATGTATGAATTCATTGTTGATCATAATCGTGCTAGAAGTGTAGAATTTTCACGTATGTTACAACAGTGCGTATGTGCTTCTACAGGACGTCAAAATGGAGGCTCACATCAAAATAATCTTGCTGTGCTGAGACTAACCTCTATGCCTAGTTGCCTATTGGAATTAGGATTTATATCATCTCCTGACGAAGAGGCGTTCATGAATTCAGATGAGGCTGTACCTATGTATGTGAGAGGAATATTCAATGCGTTTATGAAATATAAACAGAAATATGATATTGATATATCTGTTCCGTATAAGGCTCCTGATACTGATGATAATCCTACAGTAGATTTGCCTCAGGTGGTTCCTCCTTCTTATAAAAATAGTAGTGAGGATAAACCAAAGATTGAAACTAAGCGTGTTCGTAGGGTAAAGCGTGCCCCTGTTGCAGTTAAGAAAGAAGACAGCAATGACTCTGATAAACCAGTATTTAAAATTCAGATTCTTGTCAGTAAGGGACAACTGAAAAACGATGACAGTCAATTTAATGGGCTAACAGACATTAGCTCATATACAGAAAACGGCATGATTAAGTTTACTTATGGAGCGTCGTCAAACTATAATGAAATATATCGTTTACGTAAGCAGATATTAGATAAATTCCCAGGTGCTTTCATCATAGCATTTAAAAATGATGTGAAGATGGACGTAAATGCCGCCATAAAAGAATTTAAGGCAAATAGATAA
- a CDS encoding MlaD family protein, giving the protein MKFTKEIKIALVAILGILVLFFGLNFLKGMTIFSNDNTYFVSFKDISGLSSSNPIYADGYKVGVVKHINYDYDNNGNIIVQIDLNKDLRIPKGSSAEINSDLMGNVKMNLLLANNPRERVNPGDTIVGGMNSGLMGKVAALVPTVEKMLPKMDSILTRVNTLLGDPAIAHSLHNIEGITNNLNTTSQQLNILATGLNKSVPSLMHKTDGILTNTNKFTSNLASVDVAGTMAQVDETIANLKSFTNQLNSKDGTLGHLMYDPALYNNMNRTMISADSLLINVRQHPKRYVHFSVFGKKDK; this is encoded by the coding sequence ATGAAATTTACAAAGGAAATAAAGATTGCACTTGTTGCCATACTTGGTATTCTTGTGCTGTTTTTTGGACTCAACTTTCTCAAAGGTATGACCATTTTTTCAAATGATAATACTTACTTTGTATCGTTTAAGGATATTAGCGGCTTGTCTTCTTCTAATCCAATTTATGCTGACGGATATAAGGTCGGAGTTGTAAAGCATATCAACTATGATTATGATAATAATGGCAATATTATTGTACAGATAGATTTGAATAAGGATTTGAGAATTCCTAAGGGGAGTTCGGCAGAGATCAATAGTGATTTAATGGGAAACGTAAAGATGAATCTACTGTTAGCGAATAATCCACGAGAGCGAGTTAATCCAGGTGATACAATTGTTGGTGGTATGAACAGTGGCCTTATGGGGAAAGTTGCTGCCTTAGTTCCAACTGTTGAAAAGATGTTGCCTAAGATGGATAGTATTCTAACTAGAGTTAATACTCTTTTGGGTGATCCTGCAATAGCACATTCATTGCACAATATTGAGGGTATAACAAATAATCTTAATACAACATCGCAGCAATTAAATATATTAGCTACAGGCTTGAACAAAAGTGTTCCTAGCTTGATGCATAAGACTGATGGTATTCTTACTAATACAAATAAGTTTACGTCAAATTTAGCATCTGTAGACGTTGCTGGAACTATGGCACAGGTTGATGAAACAATCGCAAACTTAAAGTCTTTCACTAATCAACTGAACAGCAAGGATGGTACTCTTGGACATTTAATGTATGATCCTGCTCTATATAACAATATGAATAGAACCATGATTAGCGCTGATTCTCTATTGATTAATGTTCGTCAACATCCAAAGAGATATGTTCATTTTTCTGTTTTTGGAAAGAAAGATAAATAA
- the dnaA gene encoding chromosomal replication initiator protein DnaA translates to MKVNPNNCWGKALELVKQNVTPQQFETWFKPLVLENFDENTKTILVQVPSPFVYEYLEENFLGLLRTVLCRTFCEGAQLAYRVVTDKENKLTQDIEADPADAEPKKSYNHANQPPSSLDVAMPQEIDSQLNPHLTFKNYVEGSSNKLPRSVGMSIAEHPSTPQFNPMFIFGPSGCGKTHLMNAIGVHCKQMYPEKRVLYISARLFQVQYTNAVLQNTINDFINFYQTIDMLIVDDIQEWATATKTQDTFFHIFNHLFRNGKRIILASDRPPVELKGMNERLLTRFSCGLIAELEKPNVELCVEILNSKIRRDGLHIPVDVISFIASTANGSVRDLQGVINSLLAYSVVYNCDIDMKLAERVIKRAVKIDDKPLTVDDILDTVCNHFNVTTSAVNGKSRKRDLVVARQVSMYLAQKYTKMPASRIGKLVGNRDHSTVIHSCSQIEKRLKVDVAFKDELSSIETSFRLK, encoded by the coding sequence ATGAAAGTAAATCCTAATAACTGTTGGGGTAAGGCTCTTGAGCTCGTTAAGCAAAACGTCACGCCTCAGCAGTTTGAAACATGGTTCAAGCCTTTAGTCCTTGAAAATTTCGACGAAAATACAAAGACTATATTGGTACAGGTACCCAGCCCGTTTGTGTATGAGTATCTGGAGGAGAACTTTTTGGGTTTGCTAAGAACGGTTCTTTGTCGTACTTTTTGTGAGGGAGCACAACTTGCATATAGGGTAGTTACAGATAAAGAAAATAAACTTACACAAGATATTGAGGCAGATCCTGCTGATGCGGAGCCTAAGAAATCATATAATCATGCGAACCAGCCACCTTCATCTCTTGATGTGGCTATGCCTCAGGAAATTGATTCTCAGCTTAATCCACATCTTACTTTTAAGAATTATGTTGAAGGCTCAAGTAATAAGTTGCCAAGAAGTGTGGGTATGTCGATAGCAGAGCATCCTTCTACTCCTCAGTTTAATCCAATGTTTATTTTTGGACCTTCTGGTTGTGGAAAGACTCACTTGATGAATGCTATTGGTGTTCACTGTAAACAGATGTATCCCGAGAAGCGTGTACTTTATATCAGTGCTAGACTGTTTCAGGTACAGTATACTAATGCTGTGCTACAGAATACAATTAATGATTTCATCAATTTCTATCAGACTATTGATATGCTTATTGTTGATGATATTCAGGAATGGGCTACTGCAACGAAAACACAAGATACATTCTTCCACATATTTAATCATCTGTTCAGAAATGGTAAGAGAATTATTCTTGCTAGTGACCGTCCTCCGGTTGAACTTAAAGGCATGAACGAACGACTTCTTACTCGTTTCTCTTGTGGACTGATTGCTGAATTGGAAAAACCGAATGTAGAACTTTGTGTAGAAATCTTGAATAGTAAAATACGCCGTGATGGATTGCATATTCCGGTTGATGTGATTAGTTTTATTGCATCAACAGCAAATGGAAGTGTTCGTGATCTTCAAGGTGTCATTAATTCTCTTCTTGCATATAGTGTTGTGTATAATTGTGATATTGACATGAAACTTGCAGAGAGAGTCATTAAGAGGGCTGTAAAGATTGATGACAAACCACTTACAGTTGATGATATACTGGATACAGTTTGCAATCATTTTAATGTGACTACTTCTGCTGTAAACGGTAAGAGCCGTAAGCGTGACCTTGTTGTTGCCAGACAGGTTTCTATGTATCTTGCACAGAAATATACAAAAATGCCTGCTTCTAGAATTGGTAAACTTGTTGGTAATAGAGATCATTCTACTGTTATTCATAGTTGTTCTCAGATAGAAAAACGACTTAAAGTTGATGTTGCTTTTAAGGATGAACTTAGTTCTATTGAAACGTCTTTTAGACTAAAGTAG
- a CDS encoding alpha-L-arabinofuranosidase C-terminal domain-containing protein yields the protein MRTKNLLFSAMLMMAMQSSAQVNINVDVYNKGVVMSPNLYGIFYEDINHAADGGLYAELVRNRSFEDSNTEAVAWNSVGGATMKLVKTGLLNKAQAQALEVGFAGNGKASGINNDGYWGINAVQGRTYKLSFWAKGNLDGKLNVCLGNDKKVVAVTEISDIVTGNWKKYNAEFTCQENQPNSRLWITSEGKGNVVFDVVSLFPPTFNNRENGLRPDLASMLLALHPKFLRFPGGCFVEGQESSENAFHWERTIGPIEERNGHKNVNWGYRTSDGLGFHEYLQMAEDFGAKPLYVVNVGIWHGGFTPLKKIQPWIDEALNALEYANGPVTSKYGALRAKNGHPEPFNIEYLEIGNENNQPEQKNLSDKYYERFKLFKKAILAKYPKMHLIGDVAAWGTDDPRWNNPEKVELVDEHYYRSPAWFARNFNKYDSYPRDGQGIYVGEYAVTQGFGVNGSLDAALGEAIYMMGMEKNSDVVKMASYAPIFANLNDLKWRPDMIQFNSSNVFGTPSYYVQKVMADNVGTRVLNVTMNDPYTKNLMARTVAPEVSKFGFATWGTKASFSFDSFSSENASQISVDAAKPMLEIKGDWKSDGNIVSQTSDKEGCIDIVNADIKSNQYTVKAKARKDGGAEGFILVFNYVDKDNYSWINFGGWGNTQHGLEQVVNGSKMQLATKHGSVKTGKWYDITLKQNGDSIKCWLDNELVFDTKLQQNTALGVFSTASYDEKTGDVIVKVVNTTAEANQTNINLGNYNAKSAKLISLSSLKGTNENSIDNPTNVYPMERSLSPADGIVSLEIPAYSLSIVRIK from the coding sequence ATGAGAACTAAAAATTTATTATTTTCAGCTATGTTGATGATGGCTATGCAATCGTCAGCTCAAGTAAATATCAATGTTGATGTTTACAATAAAGGTGTTGTTATGTCTCCTAATCTGTATGGTATCTTTTATGAGGATATTAATCATGCAGCTGATGGAGGATTGTATGCCGAACTTGTCAGGAACCGTTCTTTTGAGGATAGTAATACCGAAGCAGTGGCTTGGAACTCTGTTGGTGGAGCTACTATGAAGCTTGTTAAAACAGGCTTGTTGAATAAGGCACAAGCGCAAGCTTTAGAGGTTGGCTTTGCTGGAAATGGTAAGGCATCAGGCATTAATAATGATGGTTATTGGGGAATTAATGCTGTTCAAGGACGCACTTATAAACTGTCTTTTTGGGCTAAAGGTAACCTTGATGGTAAGTTGAATGTATGTCTTGGTAATGATAAGAAAGTAGTTGCCGTTACCGAAATTTCTGATATTGTTACCGGTAACTGGAAGAAATATAATGCTGAATTTACTTGTCAGGAAAATCAGCCTAATTCTCGTTTATGGATAACTTCTGAAGGCAAAGGTAATGTTGTGTTTGATGTTGTTAGTTTGTTCCCTCCTACATTCAATAATCGTGAGAACGGATTAAGACCAGACTTAGCTTCTATGTTGTTGGCACTTCATCCAAAGTTCTTGCGTTTTCCTGGTGGCTGTTTCGTAGAAGGACAGGAAAGTTCTGAAAATGCTTTCCATTGGGAACGTACAATTGGACCGATTGAAGAGCGCAATGGTCATAAAAATGTAAACTGGGGATATCGCACAAGTGACGGTCTAGGTTTCCATGAATATTTGCAGATGGCTGAAGATTTTGGTGCAAAGCCTCTTTATGTAGTAAATGTTGGTATTTGGCATGGCGGTTTTACACCGTTGAAGAAAATTCAGCCATGGATTGACGAAGCTTTGAATGCTTTGGAATATGCAAATGGCCCTGTTACATCAAAATATGGTGCCCTTCGTGCAAAGAATGGCCATCCAGAACCTTTCAATATTGAGTACTTGGAGATTGGAAATGAAAATAACCAACCTGAACAAAAAAATCTGAGTGATAAATACTATGAGCGTTTCAAACTTTTCAAGAAAGCTATCTTGGCAAAGTATCCTAAAATGCATCTGATTGGTGACGTTGCAGCATGGGGTACAGATGATCCTAGATGGAATAATCCAGAGAAGGTTGAACTTGTTGATGAGCATTATTATCGCAGTCCTGCTTGGTTTGCACGTAACTTTAATAAATATGATAGTTATCCACGTGATGGGCAAGGTATATATGTTGGAGAATATGCGGTAACACAAGGATTTGGTGTAAATGGTTCTCTAGATGCTGCTTTGGGTGAGGCAATATATATGATGGGAATGGAGAAGAATTCTGATGTTGTTAAAATGGCATCGTATGCTCCTATCTTCGCCAACTTGAATGATTTAAAGTGGCGACCAGATATGATTCAGTTTAACTCAAGCAACGTTTTTGGAACTCCTTCGTATTATGTTCAGAAGGTTATGGCTGATAATGTTGGTACTCGTGTACTCAATGTAACAATGAATGATCCATATACTAAAAATTTGATGGCACGAACTGTTGCTCCTGAAGTTAGTAAGTTTGGATTTGCTACATGGGGAACAAAAGCTTCTTTCAGCTTCGACAGTTTCTCTTCTGAAAATGCTTCTCAGATTAGTGTTGATGCAGCTAAACCTATGCTTGAAATTAAAGGTGATTGGAAATCAGATGGTAATATCGTATCTCAGACTTCAGACAAGGAGGGTTGCATTGATATTGTGAATGCTGATATTAAGTCTAATCAATATACCGTTAAAGCTAAAGCACGTAAAGATGGTGGTGCTGAAGGATTCATCCTTGTCTTTAATTATGTTGATAAGGATAATTACAGCTGGATTAATTTTGGTGGTTGGGGAAATACTCAGCATGGACTAGAACAGGTTGTTAATGGTTCCAAAATGCAACTTGCTACTAAACATGGTAGTGTCAAGACCGGTAAATGGTATGATATTACTTTGAAGCAGAATGGTGACAGTATCAAGTGCTGGTTGGATAATGAACTTGTTTTCGATACCAAACTGCAACAGAATACTGCATTGGGAGTATTCTCAACAGCTTCTTATGATGAGAAGACTGGAGATGTTATCGTAAAGGTAGTAAATACAACAGCTGAAGCCAACCAAACAAATATAAACCTTGGCAATTATAATGCAAAGTCTGCTAAGTTGATTTCGTTGTCTTCTTTGAAGGGTACTAATGAGAATTCTATTGATAATCCAACTAATGTTTATCCAATGGAACGTTCTTTGAGCCCTGCTGATGGAATTGTTTCTCTTGAGATTCCGGCTTACTCGTTGAGCATTGTTAGAATAAAGTAA
- the pnuC gene encoding nicotinamide riboside transporter PnuC, which produces MDFILAHGLDIFTTILGLVYIWLEYRASILLWIVGIIMPALDIWLYASHGLYGDAGMAAYYTIAAMYGYAIWKFGKKYGQRKDEVLPITHMRKKLYIPATIFFFIAWGITYWILKNYTDSNVPVLDAFTNAMSFVGLWALARKYVEQWLFWIIVDAISCYLYIYKGLPFKALLYGLYVCIAIAGYYKWKKSAIDNNLSRECR; this is translated from the coding sequence ATGGATTTTATACTCGCACACGGATTAGATATATTTACAACGATACTCGGGCTGGTTTACATCTGGCTTGAGTATCGTGCTAGTATATTACTATGGATAGTTGGTATTATCATGCCAGCACTTGATATATGGCTTTATGCAAGTCATGGGCTATATGGAGATGCGGGCATGGCTGCTTACTACACAATAGCCGCCATGTATGGATATGCAATATGGAAATTCGGCAAGAAGTACGGACAAAGAAAAGACGAAGTATTGCCAATTACTCACATGAGAAAGAAATTATACATTCCAGCTACAATCTTCTTTTTCATAGCATGGGGAATAACATATTGGATTCTGAAAAACTATACAGATTCAAACGTTCCAGTGCTTGACGCATTTACAAACGCCATGAGTTTCGTTGGCTTGTGGGCTTTGGCAAGAAAGTATGTTGAACAGTGGTTATTCTGGATTATTGTTGATGCAATCAGCTGTTATCTCTACATTTATAAAGGACTTCCATTTAAAGCACTTCTGTATGGTTTATACGTCTGTATAGCAATCGCTGGGTATTATAAATGGAAAAAATCAGCTATTGATAATAATTTATCAAGAGAATGTAGATAG